The following are from one region of the Ostrinia nubilalis chromosome 28, ilOstNubi1.1, whole genome shotgun sequence genome:
- the LOC135085135 gene encoding peroxidase mlt-7-like, translating to MAADIMKTRDVGLPPYNRYRELCKLPVAEHFHDLYQWMPKEQVEAITAAYEHIDDVDLMAGLLGERAMPGAVMGPTLACIMTEQLLRWRRSERFWYENTVHPGAFTGEQLREIKRISMSKIMCAHADSVEAIQPNVFYLPGRGNEITDCSRYEAFNFAPWKDHECERDGEYLFKIPHQTWWSPYLP from the exons ATGGCGGCCGACATCATGAAGACGCGCGACGTGGGATTGCCTCCATACAACCGCTACCGAGAGCTGTGCAAGCTGCCTGTGGCCGAGCACTTCCACGACCTCTACCAGTGGATGCCCAAGGAG CAAGTGGAGGCCATAACGGCGGCCTACGAGCACATAGACGACGTGGACCTGATGGCCGGGCTGCTGGGCGAGAGGGCCATGCCAGGAGCCGTCATGGGCCCGACGCTGGCCTGCATCATGACGGAACAGCTGCTGAGATGGCGCAGGTCCGAACGGTTCTGGTACGAGAATACCGTACACCCTGGCGCTTTTACTGGAG AACAACTGCGCGAGATCAAGCGCATCTCCATGTCGAAAATCATGTGCGCGCACGCAGACTCTGTAGAAGCCATCCAGCCGAACGTGTTCTACCTGCCTGGACGCGG AAACGAGATAACAGACTGTTCCCGCTATGAGGCTTTCAACTTTGCTCCGTGGAAGGACCACGAGTGCGAGCGGGACGGAGAATACCTTTTCAAGATACCCCACCAGACGTGGTGGTCGCCTTACTTGCCTTAA